Proteins co-encoded in one Spirosoma endbachense genomic window:
- a CDS encoding 2OG-Fe(II) oxygenase, whose product MNSLFEPIIDGILAEGYGIVDNFLTANEVSALAKRLRVRREAGQFKAAGIGNQQRTVENTIRGDEILWLEEASATPEETMFLQRIGEFVEYVNRTCYLGLRDYEFHYALYPPGTFYKRHLDQFRSDSRRRLSVICYLNTDWQETDGGQLALFLPESDGSTGHELTIQPIGGRLVCFESGRLEHEVRPAGRERLSVTGWLKTA is encoded by the coding sequence ATGAATTCTTTATTTGAACCGATTATCGATGGTATTCTGGCTGAAGGCTACGGCATCGTCGATAATTTTTTGACGGCAAACGAAGTATCGGCCCTGGCGAAACGACTCCGTGTGCGCCGGGAAGCTGGCCAATTCAAAGCGGCTGGTATCGGAAATCAACAGAGAACGGTTGAAAATACGATCCGGGGCGACGAGATTCTGTGGCTCGAAGAAGCTTCGGCTACACCCGAAGAAACCATGTTTCTCCAGCGTATCGGCGAGTTTGTGGAGTATGTAAATCGTACCTGTTACCTTGGTCTGCGCGATTACGAATTCCATTATGCACTCTATCCTCCCGGCACTTTCTACAAGCGCCACCTTGACCAGTTTCGGAGCGATTCGCGCCGACGACTCTCTGTAATCTGCTACCTGAATACCGACTGGCAGGAAACAGACGGTGGGCAACTGGCTTTATTTCTCCCTGAATCAGATGGCTCTACCGGGCACGAACTAACCATTCAGCCCATTGGCGGTAGGCTGGTCTGTTTTGAAAGCGGTCGGCTCGAACACGAGGTGCGGCCTGCCGGTCGCGAGCGGCTAAGCGTAACGGGTTGGTTGAAAACGGCCTAG
- the nuoK gene encoding NADH-quinone oxidoreductase subunit NuoK — translation MEPVDSHLFLIVGAALFAIGLAVVLLKRHAIVVLMGIELMLNAVNINLVAFSQYDPDRLQGQMLSLFVMVVAAAESAVALAIVLQVYRHFRTAQLDELNEMKN, via the coding sequence TTGGAACCCGTCGATAGCCATTTGTTTCTGATTGTCGGAGCCGCTTTGTTTGCCATTGGACTCGCCGTTGTGCTGCTCAAGCGACACGCTATTGTCGTGCTGATGGGTATCGAACTGATGCTTAATGCCGTCAATATCAATTTGGTTGCCTTCAGTCAGTATGACCCCGACCGGTTGCAGGGGCAGATGCTAAGCCTGTTTGTCATGGTAGTGGCAGCTGCCGAATCGGCAGTGGCACTGGCAATCGTGTTGCAGGTTTATCGGCATTTCCGCACGGCTCAGCTCGATGAGTTGAATGAAATGAAGAACTAG
- a CDS encoding hydroxypyruvate isomerase family protein, protein MTTRRTALKTLTGSALALSLTDSLATSMTQSDAAAPMLKGRINHSVCRWCYSKIPLDDLCKAAKEMGITSIDLTGPNEWPVLKKHGLTSALPQGAGKGIPDGFNDPKFHDELVASYEAIFPKLKEAGLNTVICFSGNRRGMSNEQGLENCAVGLKRLMPSAEKHGITMIMELLNSKVDHKDYMCDHTAWGVDLCKRVGSDNFKLLYDIYHMQIMEGDIIRTIREHSKYIGHYHTGGNPGRNEIDETQELYYPAIMKAIVDTGFKGYVAQEFIPKRDPLTSLKEAVLLCDV, encoded by the coding sequence ATGACCACCCGCCGAACGGCCTTGAAAACCCTGACTGGTAGCGCACTGGCGCTGTCGTTGACCGATTCTTTAGCTACTTCTATGACTCAATCCGACGCTGCGGCTCCCATGCTGAAGGGCCGTATCAACCACTCGGTTTGCCGGTGGTGTTATAGCAAAATTCCGCTGGATGATCTTTGCAAAGCGGCTAAAGAGATGGGGATCACATCCATCGACCTGACCGGACCAAATGAATGGCCTGTCTTGAAAAAACACGGCCTGACATCGGCGTTGCCGCAGGGAGCAGGAAAGGGTATTCCTGATGGATTTAACGACCCTAAGTTCCACGACGAGCTGGTTGCCAGTTATGAGGCTATTTTTCCCAAGCTTAAAGAGGCTGGCTTAAACACCGTCATCTGTTTTTCAGGAAATCGCCGGGGCATGAGCAACGAACAGGGCCTCGAAAACTGCGCGGTAGGCCTGAAACGCCTGATGCCAAGCGCTGAGAAACATGGTATTACCATGATCATGGAATTACTCAACAGTAAAGTCGATCACAAAGATTACATGTGTGATCATACGGCCTGGGGGGTAGATCTGTGTAAACGCGTCGGTTCCGATAACTTCAAGCTGCTATATGATATTTACCATATGCAGATCATGGAGGGCGACATCATTCGCACCATCCGCGAGCATAGCAAATACATTGGTCATTATCATACGGGCGGCAATCCTGGCCGGAATGAGATCGATGAAACGCAGGAGCTTTACTATCCGGCAATTATGAAGGCAATCGTAGATACAGGCTTCAAGGGCTATGTGGCCCAGGAGTTTATCCCGAAACGCGATCCCCTAACGAGCCTGAAAGAGGCCGTTCTGCTGTGTGATGTGTAG
- a CDS encoding 3-keto-disaccharide hydrolase, which produces MNYLRLSAGLLALALTFNIQAENLPGKGKWETLFDGKDLKGWHTYLKSGQPVSDKWGIDDGAIHLKEGGAGDLVTDKEYGDFELEIEWKIAEGGNSGIIFHVHEDPQFKATYQTGPEMQVLDNERHPDAKQGRDGNRTAGSLYDLQKPVTPGAAKPAGEWNKARLVIHNGKAEQYLNGKKTAEYATSGPEWDKMVSESKFKGWPGFGKYSTGHIALQDHGNKVWYRNIRIREL; this is translated from the coding sequence ATGAACTACCTGCGCTTATCTGCGGGCCTGCTGGCCCTCGCGCTAACCTTTAACATACAGGCCGAAAATCTTCCGGGAAAGGGGAAGTGGGAAACGCTTTTTGATGGCAAGGATCTTAAAGGATGGCACACGTATCTGAAATCAGGTCAGCCTGTTTCTGACAAGTGGGGTATTGACGATGGCGCTATTCACCTGAAAGAAGGGGGTGCCGGAGATCTCGTAACGGACAAAGAATACGGCGATTTTGAACTGGAAATAGAGTGGAAAATTGCCGAAGGCGGCAACAGTGGCATTATTTTCCACGTTCACGAAGATCCTCAGTTTAAGGCTACCTACCAGACTGGCCCCGAAATGCAGGTTCTGGACAACGAACGTCATCCAGATGCCAAACAAGGCCGCGACGGTAACCGGACGGCTGGTTCGCTTTATGACCTCCAGAAGCCAGTTACGCCTGGTGCTGCCAAACCCGCTGGCGAGTGGAACAAAGCCCGATTGGTTATCCATAACGGAAAAGCCGAACAATATCTGAACGGCAAAAAAACAGCCGAATACGCTACCAGCGGCCCGGAATGGGACAAAATGGTATCAGAAAGCAAGTTTAAAGGATGGCCGGGCTTTGGTAAATATTCTACCGGCCATATTGCCCTACAGGATCACGGCAATAAGGTTTGGTACCGCAACATCCGGATTCGCGAATTATAA
- the galU gene encoding UTP--glucose-1-phosphate uridylyltransferase GalU translates to MIKKAVIPAAGLGTRFLPATKAQPKEMLPIIDRPTIQYVVQEAVDSGIEDILIITGKGKRAIEDHFDRNFELETRLEEKEDQLLLDEMRRLSDMANLHYVRQRELNGLGDAIRYAKHHVGNEPFAVLLGDTIMDSVIPVTQQLIDTYAQYGGSVIAVEEVPHDKVNRYGIVGGKPLNNRILELTTLVEKPAINEAPSNLAIAGRYVLTPEIFTMLEQTPVGKNNEIQLTDALLLLLKRENLYAHRIEGKRHDIGNKLDFLKTTVEFALKRPEFADKFRAFLKEIVGND, encoded by the coding sequence ATGATAAAGAAAGCCGTTATCCCCGCTGCCGGACTTGGAACCCGGTTTCTACCTGCCACCAAGGCTCAACCTAAAGAAATGCTGCCGATCATCGACCGACCTACGATTCAGTATGTTGTTCAGGAGGCTGTCGATTCGGGTATCGAAGATATTCTGATTATTACCGGGAAAGGCAAACGCGCCATTGAAGACCATTTCGATCGCAACTTTGAACTTGAAACCCGGCTTGAAGAAAAAGAAGATCAGTTGCTGCTGGACGAGATGCGTCGGTTGTCAGACATGGCCAATCTCCATTATGTTCGTCAGCGCGAACTGAATGGCCTTGGCGATGCCATTCGGTATGCCAAGCATCATGTCGGTAACGAACCGTTTGCCGTTCTGCTGGGCGATACCATTATGGACTCGGTGATTCCGGTTACGCAGCAGTTGATCGATACGTATGCGCAATATGGCGGATCGGTAATTGCCGTTGAAGAAGTGCCCCACGATAAGGTTAATCGCTATGGTATTGTTGGCGGCAAGCCGTTGAATAACCGGATTCTGGAGCTGACAACGCTCGTAGAAAAACCAGCGATCAATGAAGCGCCTTCGAATCTGGCTATTGCTGGTCGTTATGTACTGACACCGGAGATTTTTACCATGCTGGAGCAGACTCCAGTTGGAAAAAACAACGAAATTCAACTGACCGATGCGCTTCTATTGTTGCTTAAACGCGAGAATCTCTATGCGCATCGGATCGAAGGAAAACGCCACGACATCGGTAATAAGCTCGATTTTCTGAAAACAACCGTTGAGTTTGCGCTCAAGCGGCCAGAGTTCGCCGATAAGTTTCGGGCATTTCTGAAGGAGATTGTTGGTAACGATTGA
- a CDS encoding mevalonate kinase family protein, with translation MLIETRAYARAGLLGNPSDGFFGKTIAITVRNFGASVTLYPSPELTIEAQPQDTNVFRSLHHLRDAVSTLGYHGGVPLLKAAIKKFAEYCESEQIRLPNQNFSIRYSTSIPRQVGLSGSSAIIVATFRALMQFYNVEIPLPILPNLVLATEADELGITAGLQDRVIQCYEGCVYMDFDRETMERQGHGQYEPIDPHQLPKLYIAYNTDLGKQSGRVHNDVRSRWLKGEPLVVETMSSIADVARQGRESLLGQDIKSLNELVNRNFDLRAQIYTISDSNRSLIETARACGASASFTGSGGSIIGLYRDDAMLNRLFIELRKVNARVIKPYVV, from the coding sequence TTGCTTATCGAAACCCGTGCCTATGCCCGGGCGGGCCTGCTTGGCAACCCGTCTGATGGCTTTTTTGGCAAAACTATTGCCATTACCGTTCGCAACTTCGGTGCGTCCGTAACGCTTTATCCATCGCCGGAGCTGACAATTGAAGCGCAACCGCAGGATACGAACGTTTTCCGAAGCCTTCATCACCTGCGCGATGCCGTTAGTACGCTCGGCTATCATGGCGGTGTTCCTCTGTTGAAAGCAGCCATCAAAAAATTCGCTGAATATTGCGAAAGCGAACAGATCCGGTTGCCGAATCAGAATTTTTCGATTCGCTATAGCACGTCTATTCCACGACAGGTTGGCCTTTCTGGTTCCAGTGCCATTATCGTTGCTACGTTTCGGGCGTTGATGCAGTTCTATAATGTCGAGATTCCGTTGCCGATTCTGCCTAATCTGGTACTGGCAACTGAAGCTGACGAACTGGGTATTACCGCTGGCTTGCAGGATCGTGTTATTCAGTGTTATGAGGGTTGTGTTTACATGGATTTTGATCGGGAAACGATGGAGCGCCAGGGCCACGGCCAATACGAACCGATCGATCCGCACCAGTTGCCTAAGCTGTACATCGCCTACAACACCGATCTCGGTAAACAATCGGGGCGGGTTCATAACGATGTGCGGTCGCGGTGGTTGAAGGGAGAGCCTCTTGTCGTAGAAACGATGAGCTCTATTGCCGATGTTGCCCGCCAGGGCCGGGAGTCCTTACTGGGGCAGGATATCAAATCATTAAACGAGCTGGTAAACCGTAACTTCGACCTGCGCGCCCAGATCTATACGATCAGCGACAGCAACCGGAGTCTGATCGAAACAGCACGAGCCTGCGGTGCTTCGGCTTCCTTTACGGGTTCGGGTGGTTCTATTATCGGCCTCTACCGCGACGATGCCATGCTCAACCGACTCTTTATCGAACTCAGAAAAGTAAATGCCCGCGTTATAAAGCCTTATGTAGTTTAA
- a CDS encoding helix-turn-helix transcriptional regulator, with the protein MTIHLRLQQLIDTLDISVLEFARQLGEHRGEKVYHILHGRLKPRFDTLEKILVAYPQVNGDWLLRGEGMMFKTLNSPSAAITTEERLRNVEFLLFQLNERMALLQQTNDQLMTELLALKKTTDSRL; encoded by the coding sequence ATGACTATCCATCTTCGTTTGCAGCAACTGATCGATACGCTTGATATCAGCGTACTTGAATTTGCCCGGCAGTTGGGCGAGCATCGGGGCGAAAAAGTTTATCATATTTTGCACGGCCGCCTGAAACCACGCTTCGATACGCTCGAAAAAATTCTGGTTGCCTATCCTCAGGTTAACGGCGACTGGCTGTTGAGGGGAGAAGGCATGATGTTTAAAACCCTTAATTCACCATCGGCAGCCATTACAACCGAAGAGCGATTGAGAAACGTGGAGTTTTTACTTTTTCAGCTTAATGAACGCATGGCGTTACTGCAGCAGACAAACGACCAATTGATGACCGAACTGTTAGCCCTGAAAAAAACGACCGACAGCCGGCTTTAA
- a CDS encoding PD-(D/E)XK nuclease-like domain-containing protein, with translation MISQQLITIPQPILSPGDDYRALMRVSNSDLTRLKEEHLGYWSVPSARFIPEKTKVFGRAFHQHLLEPETVGTVLEQLLPDMVDHDTLGPAQTEQLNTLMRTIKQDTFCRRYLRQSERERVVLFTEPTTGVACKARLDMVYTSPKRRNALVIDIKTTSARTQSQFLESCYTYDYDRQAAFYIDSLRYADARHGELAEWASTRQFRFVFIGVMKQRPHRLFAVDATSIPGFMDYGRKKYRFWLRKWREEQSVVTSGQLSAGNGSPAQRLLKTA, from the coding sequence ATGATTTCTCAACAGCTGATCACCATCCCACAGCCGATCCTTAGCCCCGGCGACGATTATCGCGCTCTGATGCGTGTATCGAATTCTGATTTGACTCGACTCAAAGAAGAGCATCTGGGCTATTGGTCGGTTCCGTCGGCGCGGTTTATTCCCGAAAAGACGAAAGTATTTGGTCGTGCCTTTCACCAGCACCTGCTGGAACCCGAAACGGTCGGCACGGTACTGGAGCAATTGCTACCCGATATGGTCGACCATGATACCCTGGGGCCAGCGCAAACGGAGCAGCTAAATACACTGATGCGTACCATTAAACAGGATACGTTCTGCCGGCGTTATCTCCGGCAATCGGAGCGGGAACGGGTGGTACTTTTTACGGAACCAACAACCGGTGTTGCCTGCAAAGCCAGACTGGATATGGTTTATACAAGTCCCAAGCGCCGGAATGCGCTGGTTATCGATATAAAAACAACGTCGGCGCGCACGCAGTCGCAGTTTCTGGAATCGTGTTATACCTACGATTATGACCGGCAGGCGGCTTTTTATATCGACAGCCTGCGCTATGCCGACGCTCGTCATGGCGAATTGGCCGAATGGGCGTCGACCCGTCAATTTCGGTTTGTATTCATAGGGGTTATGAAGCAGCGCCCTCACCGGCTTTTCGCAGTCGATGCCACGTCAATTCCTGGCTTTATGGACTACGGCCGAAAAAAATACCGCTTTTGGCTGCGCAAATGGCGCGAAGAACAATCCGTTGTAACAAGTGGTCAATTATCGGCCGGTAACGGATCTCCAGCGCAAAGGCTATTGAAGACGGCCTAA
- a CDS encoding pentapeptide repeat-containing protein: MKTFVTSLLLTVVALAPSLAQTTVDAKDIIAKINRKETVSYQNATITGDLDLTNLANRKEVREGSWKGDSREFLSTVESPISFKNCTFKGKFLAYHTDETEERRLINRNNTVYNADFNEAVTFENCTFNDDATFKYSHFQQRAIFTGNTFREIALFKYAKFNNAADFSGSTFSGYADFKYTKFDESSAFQKVVFERNADFKYTKFDESVDFRQARFTSSADFKYTHLPRGTNFDDARFEGSTDFKYTTLDGRKFSPNGR; encoded by the coding sequence ATGAAAACATTCGTAACCTCTCTCCTGCTCACAGTCGTCGCGCTGGCCCCGTCGCTGGCCCAAACGACCGTTGATGCTAAAGACATTATTGCCAAAATCAACCGCAAGGAAACCGTTTCGTACCAGAACGCAACCATAACCGGCGATCTCGATCTGACCAACTTAGCCAATCGGAAGGAAGTACGGGAAGGCAGCTGGAAAGGGGATTCGCGGGAGTTTTTGAGTACTGTCGAATCGCCGATCTCATTCAAAAACTGCACATTTAAAGGCAAATTCCTTGCTTATCACACCGATGAGACGGAAGAAAGACGGCTCATCAATAGAAACAATACGGTTTATAATGCCGATTTTAACGAAGCCGTAACGTTCGAGAATTGTACTTTCAACGACGATGCCACGTTCAAATACTCCCATTTCCAGCAGCGAGCTATTTTTACGGGCAATACCTTCCGCGAAATAGCGCTGTTCAAATACGCAAAATTCAACAATGCCGCCGACTTCAGCGGATCGACCTTCAGCGGATATGCCGACTTCAAGTACACGAAGTTTGACGAGTCTTCGGCGTTTCAGAAAGTCGTTTTTGAACGGAATGCCGATTTCAAATACACAAAATTTGACGAAAGTGTCGATTTTCGGCAGGCCCGCTTTACCAGCTCCGCCGATTTTAAATATACCCACCTGCCACGTGGGACTAACTTCGATGACGCTCGTTTCGAAGGATCAACCGACTTTAAATACACTACGCTGGACGGTCGGAAATTTTCACCGAATGGCCGGTAG
- a CDS encoding DUF748 domain-containing protein: MFIKTLHQLRNVLKRTTKILLALVVLLIIARLLLPYFVLRYVNKTLADMGGYTGHVEDIDIQLIRGAYQIDDLRVRKINGNIKEPFIFIPKTDLSVEWKSLFRGRLVSEVECYNPELNFAFSDNEASNQTGAEVDWTAFLKKLLPISINRFAIIDGTINLASLITQPRADLSLKKFQGEIRNIRNVEDKDKKLPSPVVASGDVPGYGGSMAFSANMNLLKVVPDFDYNLRFSDLQLVKINPLAREYANLDFEQGTMSVYSEMAMLDSKLNGYLKPLTKGMKIFKLNEHEGRSAGKFFTELVAQAGIAVLKNQKHDQVATRIPLNGTIEEIKTAIWPTIFGVLRNAYIEAFKGEFDNNITLQDAVKSFKDDYKAKRTERKAEKKEKREERKAERRKKREARKREKAN; this comes from the coding sequence TTGTTTATCAAAACGTTACATCAACTACGCAACGTTTTGAAACGCACCACAAAGATCCTGTTAGCACTTGTTGTTCTGCTAATTATTGCCCGCTTACTGCTGCCTTACTTTGTATTGCGGTATGTCAATAAAACACTAGCCGACATGGGCGGCTATACAGGCCACGTAGAAGACATTGATATTCAGCTGATTCGGGGCGCTTACCAGATCGATGACCTGAGAGTCCGTAAGATTAACGGCAACATCAAGGAACCCTTTATTTTCATTCCGAAAACCGATTTATCTGTTGAATGGAAATCACTGTTTCGGGGTAGGCTGGTAAGCGAAGTTGAGTGTTATAATCCAGAACTTAACTTCGCCTTCAGCGATAACGAAGCGAGTAATCAGACCGGTGCTGAGGTCGACTGGACAGCTTTCCTGAAAAAATTACTGCCAATCAGCATAAATCGATTCGCGATTATCGACGGCACGATTAATCTGGCAAGTTTAATTACCCAACCTCGCGCTGATTTATCCCTCAAAAAATTTCAGGGTGAAATCCGAAACATTCGCAATGTGGAGGACAAAGACAAAAAACTACCTTCTCCAGTAGTGGCTTCGGGCGATGTGCCGGGTTATGGCGGTTCAATGGCCTTCAGCGCTAACATGAACCTACTGAAAGTTGTCCCGGATTTTGATTACAACCTGCGGTTTAGCGATTTGCAGCTAGTGAAGATCAATCCACTAGCCCGCGAATATGCCAACCTCGATTTTGAACAGGGAACAATGAGTGTTTACAGCGAAATGGCCATGCTCGACAGCAAGCTAAATGGCTACCTGAAGCCGCTGACAAAGGGCATGAAAATCTTCAAGCTCAATGAGCACGAAGGTCGCTCGGCTGGAAAATTCTTCACCGAACTGGTCGCACAGGCAGGAATCGCTGTTCTTAAGAATCAGAAGCATGATCAGGTGGCAACGAGAATTCCCCTCAATGGTACGATCGAAGAGATTAAAACCGCCATTTGGCCAACTATCTTCGGTGTATTGCGGAACGCTTATATTGAAGCCTTTAAAGGTGAGTTTGATAACAATATTACCCTACAGGATGCCGTCAAGAGCTTTAAAGACGATTATAAAGCGAAACGGACAGAACGTAAAGCCGAAAAAAAAGAGAAACGCGAAGAGCGTAAGGCCGAACGCCGAAAAAAGCGGGAGGCTCGTAAACGGGAAAAAGCCAATTAG
- a CDS encoding DUF3592 domain-containing protein, giving the protein MDPFARRLGAVFGLVSIGLLAGAFFSYRNTRQWLSETDKVTGRVIGLDKRQSVDRSNDRDRYSTAYYPVVQFSGPAGQSITFRSSVGSSSSDYQVGESVPVLYDRQNPSDARVDAFMSIWLVPLVLGALGVVFMIAGLFLSFFNSVTYVYTNGAWHRHTP; this is encoded by the coding sequence ATGGACCCATTTGCCCGAAGGCTTGGCGCCGTATTCGGTCTAGTTAGCATCGGTTTATTGGCCGGTGCCTTTTTCAGCTATAGAAACACCAGACAATGGCTCAGCGAGACCGATAAAGTGACTGGCCGCGTGATCGGTCTCGATAAACGGCAGTCTGTTGATCGTTCCAATGACCGTGATCGCTATTCTACGGCCTATTACCCAGTTGTTCAGTTTAGTGGTCCAGCCGGTCAGTCAATCACATTTCGCTCATCGGTTGGGTCGTCGTCATCCGATTATCAGGTTGGTGAGTCAGTGCCCGTCTTATATGACCGGCAAAATCCATCTGATGCCAGAGTAGACGCCTTCATGAGCATTTGGCTGGTGCCGCTGGTTCTGGGTGCCCTTGGCGTCGTTTTCATGATCGCAGGCCTTTTCCTGTCTTTCTTCAACTCCGTAACCTATGTGTACACGAATGGGGCCTGGCATCGGCATACACCTTAA
- a CDS encoding vWA domain-containing protein yields the protein MKTFFVCWMLLGLTVGVRAQTEIVRTITGIVTDHSTNSPLPGVTVVAKGTNRGVATDAKGYYSIGVPKDTVSLVFRLVGYRTQEIAIGKRQSINVTLSPDGQALKEVVVTGYKVAQKRSITGSVGPINSRPSPYYRPPNPSTESYKAIEETGFQDVRRQPVTTFSADVDRASYSNIRRMLNNAKRPPKDAVRLEEMINYFSYQYPQPTGEAPVSITTELAESPWNPGLQLLRIGLQARRVANDRLPPANLVFLIDVSGSMSDENKLPLVQASLNLLVDQLRPIDRVAIVVYAGAAGLVLPPTPGNQPQRIKDAINQLHAGGSTAGGAGIELAYKVAHDNLVEKGNNRVILATDGDFNVGISGDGELQRLIEQERKKGVSLSVLGFGMGNLKDANLETLADKGNGNYAYIDNLPEARKVFITEFGGTLFTVAKDVKLQLEFNPVYVQAYRLLGYENRRLNNEDFKDDRKDAGDLGAGHSVTAIYELIPAGMTSPYLPKRDSLKYQTLVETKASGQSGELLTLKVRYKQPTDSVSRQLEHSVQRQAVTLDRASADFRFATAVAEFGLLLGESTFKGSAQYGQVVKLAKGSLNGDSEGYRSEFVRMVKTAAGLSSVSITDDEDK from the coding sequence ATGAAAACTTTCTTTGTTTGCTGGATGCTGCTTGGGTTAACGGTTGGTGTCAGAGCCCAAACGGAAATAGTGAGGACAATTACGGGTATCGTAACTGACCACTCTACGAATAGCCCATTGCCAGGCGTAACAGTTGTTGCTAAGGGAACTAATCGGGGAGTTGCCACAGATGCTAAGGGATACTACTCGATTGGTGTGCCAAAGGATACGGTAAGTCTGGTGTTTCGTTTAGTGGGTTATCGAACGCAGGAAATTGCCATTGGGAAGCGCCAATCTATCAATGTGACATTAAGTCCTGACGGTCAAGCCTTGAAAGAAGTGGTTGTAACTGGGTATAAAGTAGCGCAAAAGCGAAGTATTACGGGTAGTGTTGGACCGATAAATTCCCGCCCAAGCCCTTATTATCGCCCGCCAAATCCGTCAACCGAAAGTTACAAAGCCATTGAAGAAACCGGTTTTCAGGATGTTCGTCGCCAGCCAGTTACTACCTTCTCGGCCGATGTAGATCGGGCGTCGTATAGCAACATTCGGAGAATGCTCAATAACGCAAAGCGTCCACCCAAAGACGCGGTTCGGCTGGAAGAAATGATCAATTATTTTTCCTACCAATACCCACAGCCAACCGGCGAGGCTCCCGTGTCGATAACAACGGAACTGGCCGAATCGCCCTGGAATCCCGGACTGCAATTACTGCGGATTGGGTTGCAGGCGCGTAGGGTAGCGAATGATCGTCTACCACCAGCGAACCTGGTATTTTTGATTGATGTGTCGGGGTCAATGAGTGATGAAAATAAACTGCCACTCGTGCAGGCATCTCTCAATCTGTTGGTCGATCAACTGCGGCCTATTGATCGCGTAGCCATTGTCGTATATGCCGGAGCGGCTGGACTTGTGTTGCCACCAACGCCCGGAAACCAACCGCAACGAATCAAAGATGCCATTAATCAGCTTCATGCCGGAGGCTCAACCGCTGGCGGAGCCGGTATCGAACTAGCTTATAAAGTGGCGCATGATAACCTGGTTGAAAAAGGAAACAACCGGGTTATTCTGGCTACAGATGGTGATTTTAACGTGGGTATTTCGGGCGATGGCGAGTTGCAGCGTTTGATCGAACAGGAACGTAAGAAAGGCGTTTCCCTGAGCGTACTTGGCTTTGGAATGGGTAATTTGAAGGATGCTAATCTGGAAACGCTCGCTGACAAAGGAAATGGCAATTACGCATATATCGACAATTTGCCCGAGGCCCGTAAAGTGTTCATTACTGAGTTTGGGGGTACGTTATTTACGGTAGCCAAAGATGTTAAGTTGCAATTGGAGTTCAATCCGGTCTATGTACAGGCGTATCGGTTACTGGGCTACGAAAATCGGCGGCTTAACAACGAAGACTTTAAAGATGACCGTAAAGATGCCGGTGATTTAGGGGCAGGCCATAGTGTAACGGCCATCTATGAACTGATTCCGGCTGGTATGACAAGTCCGTATCTACCCAAACGCGATTCATTAAAATACCAGACGCTCGTTGAAACAAAAGCATCGGGCCAGTCTGGCGAACTGCTCACGCTGAAGGTACGCTACAAACAACCTACTGATTCTGTTAGCCGACAATTGGAGCATAGTGTGCAAAGGCAAGCGGTGACACTCGATCGGGCTTCGGCCGATTTCCGATTTGCGACTGCCGTGGCTGAATTCGGGTTATTGCTGGGCGAATCCACCTTCAAAGGGTCAGCTCAGTATGGCCAGGTGGTGAAACTGGCTAAAGGATCGCTGAATGGTGATTCCGAAGGCTATCGTAGTGAATTCGTCCGAATGGTAAAAACGGCTGCTGGCTTAAGTTCAGTATCAATAACAGATGATGAGGATAAGTAA
- a CDS encoding RNA polymerase sigma factor — translation MFLKRFRKSKLTTDAEYVAAYRATGDLSVLGELYERHMELVYAVCYNYLRDEDEAKDAVMHLFEQLITDLRKHDVQQFQSWLHSVARNYCLMQLRKSQAHPKAVQLTGLTADSDMDDNPVTATIADESDNRTLDLEEDLSRMEACLQTLPSEQRTCLTLFYLDQKSYVEVADLTGYDLKQVKSYLQNGRRMLKLCMSK, via the coding sequence ATGTTTCTTAAACGGTTTCGTAAATCAAAACTTACTACCGATGCGGAGTATGTTGCGGCTTACCGCGCCACGGGTGATTTATCCGTGCTTGGGGAGTTGTATGAACGACACATGGAGCTGGTCTATGCCGTTTGTTATAACTATCTGCGCGACGAAGACGAAGCTAAAGACGCCGTTATGCACCTGTTTGAGCAGTTAATTACGGATCTGCGCAAACATGACGTACAACAATTTCAGTCGTGGCTACACAGTGTTGCCCGGAACTACTGCCTGATGCAGTTACGCAAGAGTCAGGCGCACCCAAAAGCGGTTCAGCTAACCGGCTTAACCGCAGACAGTGATATGGACGATAATCCGGTCACGGCAACCATAGCGGATGAGTCGGACAACCGAACGCTTGATCTTGAAGAAGATCTTAGCCGAATGGAAGCGTGTCTTCAAACGTTACCGAGCGAACAGCGCACGTGTCTGACTTTATTTTATCTTGACCAAAAAAGTTATGTGGAAGTCGCTGACCTGACGGGATACGACCTGAAACAAGTGAAAAGTTATTTGCAAAACGGCCGACGAATGCTGAAACTTTGTATGAGTAAGTAA